The sequence ATGACCGCCGGCCGGCCGATGTTCGCGCCGGCCTCAGCCCCGCGCCGCGACCGTCCGGAACCCGGCGTTCCCCATCGAGGAGTCCGGGGTGTTCGAGGAGCGGGCGGCGTTGCGGTACCTGTTGCAGTAGGAGTCGTGGCACAGGTAGGAACCGCCACGCATCACCCGGGCGGTGCCGATCTTGGCCCCGGCCGGCTCATGCTCGGGTGAGCGGGCGTAGTAGCGGGCGTTGAACCAGTCCGCGCACCACTCCCACACGTTGCCCACGGTCTGCCACAGGCCGTAGGCATTCGGGGAGAAGGTGCGCACCGGCGCGGTGGTGAGGAACCCGTCCTCGGTCGTATTCGAGCGTGGGAAGTCGCCCTGCCAGATGTTCGCACGCCACTTTCCGCCCTTGCCCGGAAACTCCCCTCCCCAGGGGTACCGGACGCCGTCGATGCCGCCTCGGCTGGCTGCCTCCCACTGCGCCTCGGTGGGCAGCGCGCGCCCGGCCCACGCGCAGTAGGCCGCGGCGTCGTTCCAGGACACGTGCACCACCGGGTGGTCCTCGACGCCCTCGATCGAGGAGTCCGGGCCGCCCGGGTGTGCCCAGTCGGCGCCCTGGACGCCGTACCACCACGGTGTTCCGGTGGCCGGGCCCATCACAGCCTCCTTCGGAGCGGCGAGTGCCAGGTGGAACACTGCGGAGAATCCGAACGACTCCGCTTCGGTGCGGTACCCGGTCGCGGCCACGAAGCGGGCAAAATCGGCGTTGGTGACGCTGGTGGCGTCGATGCTGAACTCCTCCAGGCGCACCGGGTGCACCGGCGTCTCCCCGTCCGCTGGGTAGCCCACACCGTCCGCATCGCCCATCTGGAAGGTCTGCGCCGGAACCACCGCCTGCTCGATGCCGTGCCGCTCCCCCGAGGCGCTACCCAGCGCGAGATCAACGGAGACCGGCCCCTCCGCCGTCGGCTGCTTCTTCGCCCCTTCATCGCGCATCGGCGCACAACACGAAGACACTCCGGCTCCTTCCACAGACCGCGGGCCAATCTTCACACAGTGAGCTGCACGAAGGCGCGCAGCTCCGGATCGTGGTCATGAGTCTCGGTGAACCCCAACGCTGTGTAGAAGGCGCGCTGGGCCGGATCGGCGTCGGTGAGCAGCACCCGCTGACGCACGTGTGGGTCCGCGGCGAGCACCTCCTGCACCAGGCGCCGGCCGAGCCCGCGGCGCTGCCAGTGTGGATGCACCAGCACATCCTGCAGGTAGACGATCGTGACGGCGTCGGAGATGGTGCGGGCCAGCCCGACCAGCACGCCCTCCGCACGTGCGAGCGCCACCCGGTGCGAGCCACGCACTGCGGCCAGCAGCATCGCCGGCTCGCGGGTATACGCGGACCAGCCGACCGCGTCGTACAAAGTAGTCAGCTCGGCCTCGGTCACGGTCTGCGGGTCGGTGAGCTGCACTGTCGGCACGGCACGAGCCTAAGACGTCGATCCCCGTTCGGCCTGCAGACCCGAGCCGGATTGCCTAGGGTCAGGTATGGCAAGCGTCGGCACTTCGCTCCCCCGGCTCCCCCGGCAGGACTCCCCCTCCCAGAGTTCCCGGGTGCGCGGACTTCTCGGGCTCCTCTGCGCGGCCAGCGGCCTGCTGCTGATGATCGCGCAGGTGCCGTTCTTCGTCTCCATCGCGCTCACCGCGCCGCTGACTGCGCGGATCGGGCTCGGTGCGCTGTGGCTGCTGCAGTTCACCCTCGGGGTGCACTGGCGGAGCAACCGGCCGATGCTGCCGCTGCTGCTGGCCGCGCTGATGACCGGCACCTGGTACCTGCTCGGTGTGGTCGCCGCCCCCTATCTGGGCTGGACGCTGGAGCCGCTGGGCTGAGTGTCACCGGGCGGTGGCAGAGTAGAGGTATGTGCGGACGGTACGCCTCATTTCGGGAGGCGCAGGACTTGGCCGACGCGTTCGACGTCGAGGAGATCAGCGCGGCCGCACGCGAGGCACCGGCTAGCTATAACGTCGCGCCTACCGATGGGGTCCGGGTGGTCATCGAGCGCACCCCCAAGGCCACCGGCGACGGCGCAGCCTCACCTGGCCAAGGCGGCTCACCTGCCCAGGAACACAGCTCGCAGAGCGGGCGTGCCAGCACGCCTGCCGAGGAATACGGTGCCGCCGGCGAGGCGGGCAACAGTTCTGCTCAGGCCTCCGCGCCGGTACGGCGGGAGTTGCACCTGGCGCGCTGGGGGCTGGTGCCCGGCTGGGCGAAGGATCTGAGCGTGGGTTCACGGATGTTCAACGCCCGCTCGGACTCGCTGGCCACGAAGCGCTCGTTCTCGCCCTCCTTGGCGAAGCGGCGCTGCCTGGTGGTGGCCGACGGCTATTACGAGTGGCTGAAGGAGGAGGCGCCCGGGCAGTCCAAGCCCAAGCGCACCCCGTTCTACATCCACCGCACCGACGGCGCCCCGATCGCCTTCGCCGGCCTCTATGCCTGGTGGCCGGACCCGACTAAGGACAAGGGCGACCCGGACCGCTGGGTGCTGTCCACGACCATCGTCACTACCGACGCCCACGGCGGTCTGGAGCAGATCCACGACCGGGAGCCGGTGGTGCTCGCCGAGGCAGGGGCCCGTGCCTGGCTCACGCCCGAGATCAGCGGTGCGGATGAGGCGCTGGCAGTGCTGACCCGAGAGGGTCCGGCGCTGAGCTGGTACGAGGTGTCCTCGC is a genomic window of Ruania zhangjianzhongii containing:
- a CDS encoding formylglycine-generating enzyme family protein translates to MSSCCAPMRDEGAKKQPTAEGPVSVDLALGSASGERHGIEQAVVPAQTFQMGDADGVGYPADGETPVHPVRLEEFSIDATSVTNADFARFVAATGYRTEAESFGFSAVFHLALAAPKEAVMGPATGTPWWYGVQGADWAHPGGPDSSIEGVEDHPVVHVSWNDAAAYCAWAGRALPTEAQWEAASRGGIDGVRYPWGGEFPGKGGKWRANIWQGDFPRSNTTEDGFLTTAPVRTFSPNAYGLWQTVGNVWEWCADWFNARYYARSPEHEPAGAKIGTARVMRGGSYLCHDSYCNRYRNAARSSNTPDSSMGNAGFRTVAARG
- a CDS encoding GNAT family N-acetyltransferase, whose translation is MPTVQLTDPQTVTEAELTTLYDAVGWSAYTREPAMLLAAVRGSHRVALARAEGVLVGLARTISDAVTIVYLQDVLVHPHWQRRGLGRRLVQEVLAADPHVRQRVLLTDADPAQRAFYTALGFTETHDHDPELRAFVQLTV
- a CDS encoding SOS response-associated peptidase, producing the protein MCGRYASFREAQDLADAFDVEEISAAAREAPASYNVAPTDGVRVVIERTPKATGDGAASPGQGGSPAQEHSSQSGRASTPAEEYGAAGEAGNSSAQASAPVRRELHLARWGLVPGWAKDLSVGSRMFNARSDSLATKRSFSPSLAKRRCLVVADGYYEWLKEEAPGQSKPKRTPFYIHRTDGAPIAFAGLYAWWPDPTKDKGDPDRWVLSTTIVTTDAHGGLEQIHDREPVVLAEAGARAWLTPEISGADEALAVLTREGPALSWYEVSSRVGSVRNNDASLIDAV